From one Triticum aestivum cultivar Chinese Spring chromosome 4B, IWGSC CS RefSeq v2.1, whole genome shotgun sequence genomic stretch:
- the LOC123095133 gene encoding cytochrome b561 and DOMON domain-containing protein At5g48750-like produces the protein MARLLLVLVATTMLLLAAGATAQQHGCENATFQAGRSFERCHTLPVLEASLYWTYHAANGTAEIAFRAQSNATGWVAWGINPSASGGMAGSNVFVASLGGSGAVSVLTTILKTTSPTLDNTTLSFAVPVPPTAEYAAGAYTIYVTVALPGNSTQQNTVWQAGPLSGGAIMAHLMSRPNLQSVKRQDFLSG, from the coding sequence ATGGCGCGGCTCCTCCTCGTACTCGTAGCCACCACCATGCTGCTGCTCGCCGCCGGCGCGACGGCCCAGCAGCACGGCTGCGAGAACGCGACGTTCCAGGCGGGCCGGTCGTTCGAGCGGTGCCACACCCTGCCCGTGCTCGAGGCCAGCCTATACTGGACGTACCACGCCGCGAACGGCACCGCGGAGATCGCGTTCCGCGCGCAGTCCAACGCCACCGGCTGGGTCGCCTGGGGCATCAACCCCAGCGCCAGCGGCGGCATGGCTGGCAGCAACGTCTTCGTCGCCTCGCTGGGCGGCAGCGGCGCCGTGTCCGTCCTCACCACCATCCTGAAGACCACGTCCCCCACGCTGGACAACACCACCCTCTCGTTCGCCGTGCCGGTGCCGCCCACCGCCGAGTACGCGGCCGGCGCGTACACGATCTACGTGACGGTGGCGCTGCCGGGGAACTCCACGCAGCAGAACACTGTGTGGCAGGCCGGCCCGCTCAGCGGCGGGGCCATAATGGCGCACTTGATGTCCAGGCCGAACTTGCAGAGCGTTAAGAGGCAGGACTTCCTGTCCGGCTAG